A region from the Geobacillus vulcani PSS1 genome encodes:
- the purK gene encoding 5-(carboxyamino)imidazole ribonucleotide synthase, translating to MAKRRIVPGQMIGIIGGGQLGRMMALAAREMGFRIAVLDPTPDSPCGQVADVEITAPYHDLDAIAELALISDVITYEFENIDARALEWLVENAYVPQGSRLLAVTQDRALEKAAIVAAGLPVAPYVEVNGAEELEQAVQAIGFPCVLKTRRGGYDGKGQYVLRGEGDVANAVDLLRLGPCILEGWVPFVKEMSVIVARNGDGETAVFPVAENIHVENILHQTIVPARIPQHIEQRAVLYAKTLAASFSLVGTLAVEMFLTGDGDIYINELAPRPHNSGHYTINACATSQFAQHIRAVCNWPLGSTELVKPAVMVNIFGEHVEPIVRQIDAFAGAVYVHLYGKHEAKPKRKMGHVTVLADDVEEALARIESWQIWHDRRLERG from the coding sequence TTGGCTAAGCGGCGGATTGTTCCGGGACAGATGATCGGCATCATCGGCGGGGGCCAGCTCGGGCGGATGATGGCTTTGGCGGCGCGCGAGATGGGCTTTCGCATTGCCGTTCTCGATCCAACGCCTGATTCCCCGTGCGGGCAAGTGGCTGATGTGGAAATCACTGCGCCGTACCACGATCTGGATGCGATAGCTGAACTGGCGCTCATCAGTGATGTGATCACGTACGAGTTTGAAAACATCGATGCGCGGGCGCTTGAGTGGCTTGTGGAAAACGCCTATGTCCCACAAGGAAGCCGGTTGCTTGCGGTGACGCAAGATCGGGCGTTGGAGAAAGCGGCGATCGTCGCTGCCGGTTTGCCGGTGGCGCCCTATGTCGAAGTGAATGGGGCGGAGGAGCTCGAACAGGCCGTCCAGGCGATCGGATTCCCGTGTGTTTTGAAAACGCGGCGTGGCGGCTACGACGGCAAAGGGCAATATGTGCTGCGCGGCGAAGGCGATGTAGCCAACGCGGTTGATTTGCTTCGGCTTGGCCCATGCATTTTGGAAGGTTGGGTACCGTTTGTGAAAGAAATGTCGGTCATTGTCGCCCGCAACGGCGACGGGGAGACGGCTGTTTTTCCGGTGGCGGAAAACATTCATGTCGAGAACATTTTGCATCAAACGATCGTTCCAGCACGGATTCCACAACACATCGAGCAGCGGGCGGTCCTTTACGCCAAGACGTTGGCAGCATCATTTTCGCTCGTCGGGACGTTGGCGGTGGAAATGTTTTTGACAGGAGACGGGGATATTTATATTAATGAATTGGCCCCTAGACCGCACAACTCGGGTCATTATACAATCAATGCATGTGCCACGTCCCAATTCGCCCAGCACATCCGCGCCGTCTGCAACTGGCCGCTCGGGTCGACGGAATTGGTAAAGCCGGCCGTGATGGTCAATATTTTCGGCGAACATGTCGAGCCGATCGTTCGGCAAATTGATGCGTTTGCCGGTGCGGTTTACGTCCATCTGTACGGCAAGCATGAAGCGAAGCCGAAGCGGAAAATGGGCCATGTGACTGTACTGGCGGATGATGTTGAGGAAGCGCTGGCGCGAATCGAGTCGTGGCAAATTTGGCATGATCGGAGGCTGGAACGAGGATGA
- the purE gene encoding 5-(carboxyamino)imidazole ribonucleotide mutase: MNPLVGVVMGSHSDWETMKHACAILEELGVPFEKKVVSAHRTPDEMFQYAETAEERGIRVIIAGAGGAAHLPGMIAAKTTLPVIGVPVQSKALNGLDSLLSIVQMPGGVPVATVAIGKAGATNAGLLAASILGLLEPHYMEALKARREAIRKQIVESSDQLG, encoded by the coding sequence ATGAACCCGCTCGTCGGAGTGGTAATGGGAAGTCACTCGGATTGGGAAACGATGAAGCACGCTTGTGCCATTTTAGAGGAATTGGGTGTTCCGTTTGAGAAAAAAGTCGTATCGGCACATCGGACGCCGGACGAGATGTTTCAGTATGCGGAGACAGCCGAGGAGCGCGGCATCCGTGTGATCATTGCTGGAGCTGGCGGGGCAGCTCATTTGCCGGGAATGATCGCGGCGAAAACGACGCTGCCCGTGATTGGAGTGCCGGTGCAATCCAAGGCGCTGAACGGATTGGATTCGTTATTGTCGATTGTGCAAATGCCAGGCGGGGTGCCGGTGGCGACGGTGGCGATCGGCAAGGCGGGGGCGACCAATGCCGGATTGCTCGCTGCGTCCATTCTTGGGCTTCTTGAGCCACACTATATGGAGGCGCTCAAAGCGCGACGGGAAGCCATTCGAAAACAAATTGTGGAAAGCAGTGATCAGCTTGGCTAA
- a CDS encoding Hsp20/alpha crystallin family protein, with product MANENPFMPFADWTKHWQQFFQNDFWGNIQPLLPSSNKPSSGMNIYKKDNELLVVISLPGLEKIEDAEVYVSYKTLEVKAAINLNFKGFELVEEGIFQGQFQKTIPLPFAVKEDRIEATYHNGLLFIHLHRLIPDEPKKKIVIKKSE from the coding sequence ATGGCCAACGAAAACCCATTTATGCCGTTTGCCGATTGGACAAAACATTGGCAACAATTTTTCCAAAATGATTTTTGGGGAAACATCCAGCCGTTGTTGCCGTCATCAAACAAACCGTCATCCGGCATGAACATCTACAAAAAAGACAACGAGCTGCTCGTTGTCATCAGCCTCCCAGGGCTCGAAAAAATCGAAGATGCAGAAGTGTATGTATCATATAAAACGTTGGAAGTGAAGGCAGCCATTAATCTCAACTTTAAAGGGTTTGAGCTGGTGGAAGAAGGCATTTTCCAAGGCCAATTTCAAAAAACAATCCCACTGCCGTTCGCCGTCAAAGAGGACCGCATCGAAGCAACATACCATAACGGCCTGTTGTTCATCCACCTGCATCGACTCATCCCTGACGAGCCGAAAAAGAAAATTGTCATCAAAAAAAGCGAATAA